A single genomic interval of Oryzomonas sagensis harbors:
- a CDS encoding response regulator transcription factor, translated as MESACNHTPAISVLIIGDDDISRGILAAIIPKKFPCIAVNSAANSEAGLNLMGTCPPDIVITDITMPRMGGVWVADQIPSVKPDTKHIVITADTERSVSEDSGVSGVTISHYLFKPVRYQDLFAAVGHCIALVAEERLDAAGMSGVLADEHVEDEAEQTEQQCGHEGGGKA; from the coding sequence ATGGAGTCGGCCTGCAACCACACCCCGGCGATCTCAGTGCTGATCATCGGGGACGACGATATATCCCGCGGCATCCTTGCGGCCATAATCCCGAAGAAATTTCCCTGCATCGCCGTTAACTCGGCTGCCAATAGCGAAGCGGGACTGAATCTCATGGGGACATGTCCGCCGGATATCGTTATCACGGATATCACCATGCCGAGGATGGGAGGCGTTTGGGTGGCGGATCAAATCCCTTCCGTCAAACCCGATACGAAGCATATCGTAATTACTGCCGATACCGAAAGGTCGGTCTCCGAAGACTCCGGCGTTTCAGGCGTAACGATCAGCCACTATCTCTTCAAGCCGGTCCGGTACCAGGATCTCTTTGCCGCTGTAGGACACTGCATTGCCCTGGTTGCAGAAGAACGGCTTGACGCTGCCGGTATGTCAGGCGTCCTTGCGGACGAGCATGTTGAAGACGAAGCTGAACAGACTGAACAGCAGTGCGGCCACGAAGGCGGTGGTAAAGCCTGA
- a CDS encoding phage holin family protein — translation MTRLVLKWVLNAFALFLVMKLIPGIQIDRFQDLLVGALVIGLLNAFLRPVIVLLTLPVTVLTLGLFTLVINGLMFYLAATLVHGFRVSGFTTAFVAALLFSLFSFVFNMLVRKDA, via the coding sequence ATGACACGACTCGTCCTAAAATGGGTATTGAACGCCTTTGCTCTCTTTCTGGTTATGAAACTGATTCCGGGGATTCAGATCGACCGATTCCAGGATCTGCTGGTGGGAGCGCTGGTGATCGGCTTATTGAACGCTTTTCTGCGGCCGGTCATCGTCCTTTTGACCCTCCCGGTAACCGTGCTGACCCTGGGGCTCTTTACCCTGGTAATCAATGGGCTGATGTTTTATCTGGCCGCGACACTGGTCCACGGCTTCAGGGTCTCAGGCTTTACCACCGCCTTCGTGGCCGCACTGCTGTTCAGTCTGTTCAGCTTCGTCTTCAACATGCTCGTCCGCAAGGACGCCTGA
- the corA gene encoding magnesium/cobalt transporter CorA, producing the protein MARKRRFYNGQSRKAGLPPGTLVHIGTARSGGAAIDATVYSPDNVREFRPEGFDQCIQPSPGPAVTWVNLEGLQDVELIRRFGECYHLHPLVLEDIVNTTQRPKIEDYGDYLFIVARMISFTPEQGIETEQVSMIVGPNYLLSFQAGTAGDAFEPVRERIRSGRGRIRTMGADYLAYGLIDAIVDNYFTVLEGMGELMEDLEEELAQGPTQEILKRIIALKREIIFMRKGVWPLREVTAALERGESPLISDTSRVFFRDTYDHTIQVIDGVETFRDLLSGMLDLYLSSMSNRTNEIMKFLTVVGTIFLPLTFIVGVYGMNFKYIPELEWRYGYFIIWGAMLAIAAAMALYFKRKRWL; encoded by the coding sequence ATGGCGCGCAAACGCAGGTTCTACAACGGGCAGTCCCGCAAGGCCGGCCTTCCTCCCGGCACCCTGGTCCACATCGGCACGGCGCGCAGCGGCGGCGCCGCCATCGACGCGACCGTCTATTCGCCGGACAACGTCAGAGAATTCCGCCCCGAGGGGTTCGATCAATGCATCCAGCCATCCCCCGGGCCGGCCGTCACCTGGGTCAATCTGGAGGGGCTCCAGGACGTGGAGTTGATCCGGCGTTTCGGCGAATGCTATCATCTGCACCCGCTCGTGCTGGAAGATATCGTCAATACGACCCAGCGCCCCAAGATCGAGGATTACGGCGACTACCTGTTCATCGTCGCCCGCATGATCAGCTTCACGCCGGAACAGGGCATAGAAACCGAGCAGGTCAGCATGATCGTCGGGCCGAACTACCTGCTGTCGTTCCAGGCAGGGACCGCGGGGGACGCTTTCGAACCGGTGCGGGAACGGATCCGCAGCGGCCGGGGCCGCATCAGGACCATGGGGGCCGACTATCTGGCCTACGGCCTGATCGACGCCATCGTCGACAACTATTTTACCGTACTGGAGGGGATGGGGGAACTCATGGAGGATCTTGAGGAAGAGTTGGCCCAGGGGCCGACCCAGGAGATCCTCAAAAGGATCATCGCCCTCAAGCGGGAGATCATCTTCATGCGCAAGGGGGTCTGGCCGCTGCGCGAGGTCACCGCAGCCCTGGAACGGGGCGAATCGCCCCTGATCAGCGACACGTCGCGGGTCTTCTTCCGCGACACCTACGACCACACCATCCAGGTCATCGACGGCGTGGAGACCTTCCGCGACCTGCTGTCCGGCATGCTGGACCTGTACCTGTCCAGCATGAGCAACCGCACGAACGAGATCATGAAGTTTCTGACCGTCGTCGGCACCATCTTTCTGCCGCTGACCTTCATCGTCGGCGTGTACGGCATGAACTTCAAGTACATACCCGAGTTGGAATGGCGTTACGGCTATTTCATCATCTGGGGAGCGATGCTGGCCATCGCCGCGGCAATGGCTCTCTATTTCAAAAGAAAACGGTGGTTATGA
- the pfkA gene encoding 6-phosphofructokinase, with translation MKRLAILTSGGDCSGMNAVIRAAARTAIANDVEMIGYRKGFAGLLKNDYLELTSRAVSGVLQRGGTFLQSARSQEFRTAEGRRTALDNLLREKVDGLIVIGGDGSLNGARALDLLGFPVIGIPASIDNDIPYTDMALGVDTALNNIIYAVDCIKDTASSHDRAFIVEVMGRNSGYLASTSAIATGAEFAIVPEVEFDLTEMCHQLRRRYEEGRTNALIIMAEGAGHAQEVADSIKDCAGFETRVTVLGHYQRGGAPTVFDRLLGSRFGLKAVELLLSGTKGVMLGLSTTTLTTTLLEMVVKGGQKKLNNELVHMAGILGI, from the coding sequence ATGAAGCGACTCGCCATTTTGACCAGCGGCGGCGACTGTTCCGGCATGAACGCCGTGATCCGCGCCGCGGCTCGCACCGCCATCGCCAATGACGTGGAAATGATCGGCTACCGCAAAGGGTTTGCCGGTCTCTTGAAGAATGACTACCTGGAGCTTACGAGCAGGGCGGTTTCGGGGGTGCTCCAGCGGGGGGGGACCTTCCTGCAGTCGGCCCGGTCCCAGGAGTTCCGCACCGCGGAGGGACGCCGCACGGCGCTGGACAACCTGCTGCGGGAAAAGGTCGACGGTTTGATCGTGATCGGCGGCGATGGTTCCCTCAACGGCGCCCGAGCCCTCGACCTGCTGGGTTTCCCGGTGATCGGCATCCCGGCCAGCATCGACAACGACATCCCGTACACCGACATGGCGCTGGGGGTGGATACGGCGCTGAACAACATCATCTACGCGGTGGACTGCATCAAGGACACCGCCAGTTCCCACGACCGGGCCTTTATCGTGGAGGTAATGGGGCGCAACTCCGGTTATCTGGCCTCGACCTCGGCCATCGCCACGGGCGCGGAATTCGCCATCGTGCCGGAGGTGGAGTTCGACCTGACGGAGATGTGCCACCAGCTGCGGCGGCGTTACGAGGAGGGGCGCACCAATGCCCTGATCATCATGGCCGAGGGGGCCGGGCATGCCCAGGAGGTCGCCGACAGCATCAAGGACTGTGCCGGCTTCGAGACCAGGGTGACCGTGCTGGGGCACTACCAGCGGGGCGGCGCGCCTACGGTCTTCGACCGTCTGCTGGGAAGCCGCTTCGGCCTGAAAGCGGTGGAGCTGTTGCTCTCCGGGACAAAAGGGGTTATGCTCGGCCTGTCCACCACCACCCTGACCACCACGCTGCTGGAGATGGTGGTCAAGGGGGGCCAGAAAAAACTGAACAACGAACTGGTGCACATGGCCGGCATCCTGGGGATCTGA
- a CDS encoding replication-associated recombination protein A: MPANAPLAERMRPRSVAEFTGQEHLLGDGRILRRMIETDNLSSLIFWGPPGCGKTTLAHVIARETKSHFIFFSAILSGVKEIREIFREAEGYAARGARTILFVDEIHRFSKSQQDAFLPYVEKGVVTIIGATTENPSFEVIAPLLSRCRVLTLNQLDAATVGTILRQALNDGERGLGTLGLTADDDALVFLADQCGGDARIALNTLEVAAGITTDSVITIETVQEALQKKALLYDKGGEEHYNVISAFIKSLRGSDPDAALYWMARMLEAGEDPLFILRRMIIMASEDIGNADPRALQVAVSALQAFQFVGMPEGRITLGQAVVYLATAPKSNASYAGINAALSEVKKSGALPVPRHIRNAPTKLMKELGYHKGYQYDHDYEDGYAGQECLPEKLAGQKFYEPKGHGYEKNILERMEWLRARKKKP; the protein is encoded by the coding sequence ATGCCGGCGAACGCGCCGCTGGCGGAGCGCATGCGCCCCCGCAGCGTGGCCGAATTCACCGGGCAGGAGCACCTGCTGGGCGACGGGCGCATCCTGCGACGGATGATCGAGACCGACAACCTCTCCTCGCTGATCTTCTGGGGCCCACCCGGTTGCGGCAAGACCACCCTGGCCCACGTCATAGCACGGGAAACCAAGTCCCACTTCATCTTCTTCTCCGCCATCCTCTCGGGGGTCAAGGAAATCCGCGAGATCTTCCGCGAAGCGGAGGGGTATGCCGCCCGCGGCGCCCGCACCATCCTGTTCGTGGATGAGATCCACCGGTTCAGCAAATCCCAGCAGGACGCCTTTCTCCCCTACGTGGAAAAGGGGGTCGTCACCATCATCGGCGCCACCACCGAAAACCCCTCCTTCGAGGTCATCGCGCCGCTCCTCTCCCGCTGCCGCGTCCTGACCCTGAACCAGCTGGACGCGGCCACGGTCGGGACAATCCTGCGCCAGGCGCTGAACGATGGGGAACGGGGCCTCGGTACTCTCGGGTTGACGGCCGACGATGACGCGCTCGTCTTCCTGGCTGACCAGTGCGGCGGCGATGCCCGCATTGCCTTGAACACCCTCGAGGTGGCGGCAGGTATTACGACAGATAGCGTCATAACCATCGAGACCGTGCAGGAGGCCCTGCAAAAAAAAGCCCTGCTGTACGACAAGGGGGGCGAAGAGCATTACAACGTCATCTCCGCCTTCATCAAGTCCCTGCGCGGCAGCGACCCGGATGCTGCGCTCTACTGGATGGCCCGCATGCTGGAGGCGGGGGAGGACCCGCTCTTCATCCTGCGGCGCATGATCATCATGGCCTCCGAGGATATCGGCAACGCCGACCCCCGGGCCCTGCAGGTGGCGGTATCGGCCCTCCAGGCCTTCCAGTTCGTGGGGATGCCCGAGGGACGCATCACCCTGGGGCAGGCGGTCGTCTACCTGGCCACGGCCCCCAAATCGAACGCTTCCTACGCCGGCATCAACGCCGCGCTGTCCGAGGTGAAAAAGAGCGGCGCCCTCCCCGTTCCCCGGCACATCCGCAACGCCCCCACCAAGCTGATGAAGGAGCTGGGCTACCACAAGGGGTACCAGTACGACCATGACTACGAGGATGGGTACGCCGGACAGGAATGCCTGCCGGAGAAGTTGGCCGGGCAGAAGTTTTACGAGCCCAAGGGGCACGGCTATGAGAAGAACATCCTGGAGCGCATGGAGTGGCTGCGCGCCAGAAAGAAAAAACCATGA
- a CDS encoding glycogen/starch/alpha-glucan phosphorylase, which yields MNAHDIPPSGETKPTATDLQRSFMRHLHYTLVKDKYSATKADLYLALAFAVRDMLAERWLDTQQSYYINDAKRVYYISMEFLMGRSLGNSLINLGIREKWENALMEMGIDLEDIAETEWDAGLGNGGLGRLAACFLDSMATMSLPAYGYGIRYEYGMFYQKIIDGGQYELPDNWLRYENPWEFGRQEHLHKIRYEGRVVESSDPAGEVRHSWVDTHDVMALAYDVPVPGYGNETVNTMRLWSAKSTREFELESFNRGNYVGAVESKMKTENISKVLYPADHMAEGRELRLRQEYFLASATVQDIFYRFSKKHDDLNLLPEKVAIQLNDTHPTLAIPELLRILLDEKLLSWETAWDLSVKTFAYTNHTILPEALEKWPVRMLEGILPRHLQIIYRINDCFLKEARARFPGNNDRLRRMSIVGEEGEKHIRMAHLAIVGSHSINGVSVLHSEILKDHLFSDFFALWPERFNNKTNGITQRRWLKCANPWLSDLISSTIGDAWVTNLDELQKLRAMADDRDFQQQWAEVKRANKQRLADYIYRHNGIQVSPDSLFDCQTKRLHEYKRQLLNVLHVIARYNRIKANPGLNVPPRTVIFSGKAAPSYFMAKLIIRLINAAGEVINNDPAAHDRLKVVFLANYSVSLAELIFPAADLSEQISTAGTEASGTGNMKYALNGALTIGTLDGANIEIMEEVGRKNVFIFGMNAEQVEGLKRAGYRPDDYYSHNQELRQAMDMIADGTFSPGDPGLFRPIVDNLLGNDPYLLLADYASYAACQDEVDRLYRHPHEWTRKSILNTAGMGKFSSDRTIAEYAREIWDVKPEKIGRHSRRDLP from the coding sequence ATGAACGCACATGATATCCCCCCAAGCGGTGAAACGAAGCCGACCGCAACCGATCTGCAACGTTCCTTCATGCGGCATCTCCACTACACCCTGGTCAAGGACAAATACTCCGCCACCAAGGCCGATCTTTATCTGGCCCTGGCCTTTGCCGTGCGGGACATGCTGGCGGAACGCTGGCTCGACACCCAGCAGTCCTACTACATCAATGACGCCAAACGGGTCTACTACATCTCCATGGAATTCCTGATGGGCCGCAGCCTGGGCAACAGCCTGATCAACCTCGGGATCAGGGAAAAGTGGGAAAATGCCCTCATGGAGATGGGAATCGACCTGGAAGACATCGCCGAAACCGAGTGGGACGCGGGCCTGGGCAACGGTGGCCTGGGGCGCCTGGCGGCCTGTTTTCTCGACTCCATGGCCACCATGAGCCTGCCGGCCTACGGCTATGGCATCCGCTATGAGTACGGCATGTTTTACCAGAAGATCATCGACGGCGGCCAATACGAACTGCCGGACAACTGGCTCCGCTACGAGAATCCCTGGGAGTTCGGCCGCCAGGAGCATCTGCACAAGATCCGCTACGAAGGCCGCGTCGTGGAATCCAGCGACCCCGCGGGGGAGGTGCGTCATTCGTGGGTCGATACCCATGACGTCATGGCCCTGGCCTACGACGTGCCGGTGCCGGGCTACGGCAACGAGACGGTCAATACCATGCGCCTGTGGAGCGCCAAATCGACCCGCGAATTCGAGCTTGAGTCCTTCAACCGGGGCAATTACGTGGGCGCGGTCGAATCCAAGATGAAGACCGAGAACATATCCAAGGTGCTCTACCCGGCCGATCACATGGCCGAGGGCAGGGAGTTGCGCCTGCGCCAGGAATACTTCCTGGCGTCGGCCACGGTGCAGGATATCTTTTACCGTTTTTCCAAAAAACACGACGACCTCAATCTCTTGCCGGAAAAGGTGGCCATCCAGCTCAACGACACCCACCCTACCCTGGCCATCCCGGAGCTGCTGCGCATCCTGCTTGACGAGAAGCTGCTCTCCTGGGAAACGGCCTGGGACCTTTCCGTTAAGACCTTCGCCTACACCAACCACACCATCCTGCCCGAGGCCCTGGAAAAGTGGCCGGTGCGCATGCTGGAGGGCATCCTGCCCCGCCACTTGCAGATCATCTACCGGATCAACGATTGTTTCCTCAAGGAGGCGAGGGCCCGATTCCCCGGCAACAACGACCGATTACGTCGCATGTCCATCGTGGGGGAGGAGGGGGAAAAGCATATCCGCATGGCCCACCTGGCCATCGTCGGCAGCCACTCCATCAACGGCGTGTCCGTGCTGCACAGCGAAATCCTGAAGGACCATCTGTTCAGCGACTTCTTTGCCCTCTGGCCGGAACGCTTCAACAACAAGACCAACGGCATCACCCAGCGGCGCTGGCTCAAGTGCGCCAATCCCTGGCTATCGGACCTGATCTCGTCCACCATCGGGGATGCCTGGGTCACCAATCTGGATGAATTACAAAAACTGCGGGCAATGGCCGACGACCGGGATTTCCAGCAACAGTGGGCGGAGGTCAAGCGTGCCAACAAACAGAGGCTGGCGGACTACATTTACCGGCATAACGGCATCCAGGTCTCTCCCGACTCCCTGTTCGACTGCCAGACCAAACGCCTCCATGAGTACAAGCGGCAACTGCTCAATGTTCTCCACGTCATCGCCCGCTACAATCGCATCAAGGCCAATCCGGGCCTGAACGTCCCCCCCCGTACAGTCATCTTCAGCGGCAAGGCGGCGCCATCCTATTTCATGGCCAAGCTGATCATCCGCCTGATCAACGCCGCGGGAGAGGTAATCAACAACGACCCGGCGGCCCACGACCGGCTCAAGGTGGTGTTTCTGGCCAATTACAGCGTTTCCCTGGCCGAGCTCATCTTCCCGGCAGCCGACCTGTCGGAGCAGATCTCCACCGCAGGGACCGAGGCGTCCGGCACCGGCAACATGAAGTACGCCTTGAACGGCGCCCTGACCATCGGGACCCTGGACGGCGCCAATATCGAGATCATGGAGGAGGTCGGCCGGAAGAACGTCTTCATCTTCGGCATGAACGCCGAACAGGTGGAGGGTCTGAAGCGCGCCGGATACCGCCCCGACGATTATTATTCCCACAACCAGGAGTTGCGGCAGGCTATGGACATGATCGCCGACGGCACGTTCTCGCCGGGCGATCCCGGCCTGTTCAGGCCGATTGTGGACAACCTGCTGGGCAACGACCCCTACCTGCTCCTGGCCGACTACGCCTCCTATGCGGCCTGCCAGGACGAGGTGGACCGGCTCTACCGCCACCCCCACGAATGGACCCGCAAGTCGATCCTCAACACGGCCGGCATGGGTAAATTTTCCAGCGATCGCACCATAGCCGAGTATGCCCGGGAGATCTGGGACGTCAAACCCGAAAAAATCGGCCGCCACAGCCGGCGCGACCTACCCTGA